Proteins co-encoded in one Puntigrus tetrazona isolate hp1 chromosome 20, ASM1883169v1, whole genome shotgun sequence genomic window:
- the si:dkey-5n18.1 gene encoding complement C1q-like protein 4 yields MSLKPYFSMAEHWTAVLLTLLSVTRAGVCETLPGSCRIVCDPSSGLSKDQGNGFVIPLTSSAAGPPGPRGPPGKAGPAGPAGPSGIGSSSTGGVAFSAALQDAIAKNDVIKFNDVITNLGGGYDSSTGTFTCKTAGVYYFIFSIVKTGQNLRVDLFLNDQTAVASAVAVDVLHTDTASNSVVLQLKAGDRLYVRLNSSELSKRDSQSRFSIFSGYLLYEI; encoded by the exons ATGTCTCTGAAGCCGTACTTCAGCATGGCCGAGCACTGGACAGCGGTCCTCCTCACACTTCTGTCTGTGACCCGAGCAGGCGTCTGTGAGACCCTGCCTGGCTCCTGCAGGATCGTGTGTGACCCCTCCTCAGGTCTTTCTAAAGACCAAGGCAATGGCTTTGTCATCCCCCTCACCTCATCTGCGGCAGGACCTCCCGGGCCACGTGGTCCTCCGGGTAAAGCAGGGCCCGCGGGGCCAGCCGGACCCTCGGGTATAGGCTCGTCGAGTACGGGAGGTGTGGCGTTCAGCGCTGCGCTGCAGGACGCCATCGCCAAGAACGATGTGATAAAGTTTAACGACGTGATTACTAATCTGGGAGGAGGTTATGACTCCTCCACCGGGACCTTCACCTGTAAAACAGCGGGAGTGTACTACTTCATCTTTAGCATTGTCAAGACCGGCCAGAACCTACGAGTGGACTTGTTTCTTAATGACCAAACG GCTGTGGCGAGTGCGGTGGCAGTGGACGTTCTTCACACAGACACCGCAAGCAACAGCGTAGTGCTGCAGCTGAAAGCTGGGGACCGGCTGTACGTCCGGCTGAACAGCAGCGAACTAAGCAAGAGGGACTCACAGAGCCGCTTCAGTATCTTCTCTGGTTACCTGCTGTATGAGATCTGA